The Streptomyces sp. NBC_00569 genomic sequence TCGACGGCGACGGTGAAGGTCCACGACGGCGTGGCGACGGTCATCTGCGCTGCCGTGGAAACCGGCCAGGGCTTTACTACTTTGGCGAGGCAGATCGTCCAGGACACCCTCGGCATCGACGAGGTCCAGGTCGCCCCGGTCGACACGGACCAGCCACCGGCCGGCCCCGGCTGCCGCGGCCGCCACACGTGGGTGTCCGGCGGAGCGGTCGAACGCGCCGCGAAAATGGTCCGCACCCAGCTTCTCCAGCCCCTGGCGCACAAGTTCGGCATGTCCACGGAGCTGCTCCAGATCGCCGACGGCAAGATCACGTCGTACGACGGAGTCCTGTCGACGACGGTCACCGAGGCGATGGACGGCAAGGAACTGTGGGCCACGGCCCAGTGCCGCCCGCACCCCACCGAACCCCTCGACGCCGACGGCCAGGGCGACGCCTTCGTGGGCCTCGCGTTCTGCGCGATCCGCGCGGTGGTCGACGTGGACATCGAACTCGGATCCGTACGGGTCGTGGAACTCGCGGTAGCCCAGGACGTGGGCAGGGTGTTGAACCCGGCTCAGCTGGCGGCCCGTATCGAGGCGGGCGTCACGCAGGGCGTGGGCGCGGCCCTCACGGAGAACCTCCGCACCCCGCGCGGCCTGGTCCGCCACCCCGACTTCACGGGCTACGCGCTCCCGACGTCCCTGGACGCCCCCGACATCCGCATCGTCAAACTGGTCGAGGAACGGGACGTGGTGGCCCCCTTCGGAGCGAAGGCGGCGAGCGCGGTCCCGGTGGTCGCGTCCCCGGCGGCAGTGGCCTCAGCGGTCCGCGCCGCGACGGGCCGCCCGGTCAACCGCCTCCCGATCCGGCCGCAGGCGGCGGTGGTCACGACGCCGGTGGCGTCGGCCATGGCGACGTCAACGGAGTGACTCCGTCGGTGTGTTGGGGGTAGAGCGGTCGTGGCATCAACGAGATGAGGCCGCAAGCGCGCCCCGCCCGTTGCGACTTGTGACGTGTCGTGTCGTTGTGTGACGTGTTGTTGATGGACTCGGCACCGGGCCGCGTGTGAACTGACAGTGCGCATGGCTAGAGTTGTTGTCGAGACTTCGTAGGCGAGGGTGCCGGCCGATGGACCTTCGGCGGGCAACGCGACGGGACGAGCGGTCCGGACGACGCCGGCGTCGCCGCTCGACGAGCGGTCTGTACGGGACACGGGGACGCGGGGAACGGGGAGGACGCGATGGCAGAGGCGGCGGACAATGGCGGTGGCGGCAGCGACGGCTCGCCGTGGGCCTTCTTCGGCGTACTCGGAGCGGTGGGGGCTGCGCAGGCGGCGGTGGGGGACATCGTCACCGAGCTGGAGTCGTTCACGAAGTTCCAGCAGCGGGTTGATGAGCTGATCAAGGATCTGAAGGGGTCGCCGGCGGATTCGAAGAAGCTGGGGCAAGAGCCTTTGGCCCGCGCCCAGTTCGGTGGCGGGGCGGACGGGTTCAAAGAAGCGGCTGGCCTCCACACGTCGTACCAGACGGTGATAGCGGAGCTCGAGACCCTGTCGCAGTTGCTCTCCGACTCCATCGAGGGCATGGGGATCGCTGTTCTGAAGTCGCACAAGGGCTACGCGAACATCGATGACGACATCAAGGACCGGATGCGCGCAATCAGCGCGGAGGCCACAAAACACTACGGCGGCCCCTACGTTCCTGACCATCCCAAGAAGGACAACGGCGACAAGGAATCAGGCAGCCGCAGCAGCGGTACGACCGAGTCTGTGGACGGCGCTTCGGGCGGAGGGGTCTAAATGGCAGAGGCACCGATCGACGGCGGCAGCGTCGGGGGCACGCAGTTCGCGAGCATGAGCCACGAGCAGATGCTGGCGTGGCTGGACCAGGCGAACAGCGGTGATGTCCAGGACGCCGCCGGCAGGCTTACGGCGGCAGCCAAGGAGATTCACAAGATTGCGGACGAACTCAAGGTCCGTCCGCAATGGGTGAAGTGGAAGGGAGAGGGCGCGGACTCCTTCCGGTCGTGGGCGGGCGACTTGGCCAACGCGACGCTCGGGCTCGGCGATTACAGCGAAGGTGCCGCCAAGTGGATGGGCGAGGCTGCCAACGCGATCTCCACCGCCCAGGCCACCATTCCGCGTGACAAGCACAGCGCCCAGGCCAATCTGGACGCGGCGCATGCGGCGCACAACGACCCTGACGCCCAGTCGGTAGCTTCGAAGTCGTCGAGTGAACTCGCGGCAATCGCGGCCGACAAGGAAAAGGTGCGGCTCGAGGCGGCCGGGCACATGGAGAAGCTTGGTCAGGCGTTTTCTTTGTCTTCGGGTCAGATGGATCAACTGACGGCAACGAAGCCTAAGTTTCCGCCGCCGCCGGAGGCGTTTGTGCCTGCGGCTCACAAGTCCATCGATACTAGTCAGGATGTAGCAGCGCCTGGAGGGGGCGCAGGTTCGGGAAGCACCCCGGGTGTCGCTTCTGGCGCAGGTGCGACGGCCGCTGGGCATGCCGCTTCCGCTGGGTTCGCTCCAGTCGCTGAGCATGAACAGATCCAGCCTGCGGACCCGGTGAAGCCAGAGGTCCCGACGCGGATGGGCGTCGACTCCGTCGACACGCTTCCTCCCGTGCAGACTCCTCCGCAGACAACAGGCCAAGCACCGGTAAGCACGCCCCCGAGCGGTCCTACTGCTCCTACTCCCGGCGTGATCCCTCCGGTCTTCGGTGGAGGAGGGGTAAAGCCCATCGGAAACCCCGGGGGCAGGCCACCGCTGGCAGGTCGCAGCGGCACATCGCCCTTCGCCAACGGCCGTGGGTCAGTGACACCGAGTCCTCAGCCGGCGACGGGTGCCACAGGTCGCCCGAACACCGGCATGCCGGGCCAGAGTGCCACGGGCCGGGCCACGGGAGCGGCTCAAGGGCGTCTGCCCGCGAACAATGGGGTATCCGGCGGGCGTCCCCAGCCGGCAACGGGCAAGCCCACGAAGGGAATTCCCCGGGGCACGGTGATGGGTGGCGAAGGCAACGCGGCTGGCCGTGGCACGACTGGAAGCCGTGGCCTGACAAACCAAGGACCGGGTTCGAGGCCGGGACAGACGGCTGGACGGCCCGGTGTGAGCGGCGAGAGCCCGCGTGGTGCTGCTTCAGAGCGGCGAGCCGCTGGGATCACCGGCGAGAAGGGCGGCATCGTCGGAGGCCGACCGCAGCAGCAGGGAGGCCGTCCGAATACCCGTGCCTTCAGCACCGGTGGCTCGGGACTGGTACGCGGCCAGGGCAGCGTAGGCGGAGGTTCCCCCGAAGACACGCACCGCGCGAGCCAGGCGGGCCGCAATGCTGCGGTGCCCAACGGCTCAAG encodes the following:
- a CDS encoding WXG100 family type VII secretion target, which gives rise to MAEAPIDGGSVGGTQFASMSHEQMLAWLDQANSGDVQDAAGRLTAAAKEIHKIADELKVRPQWVKWKGEGADSFRSWAGDLANATLGLGDYSEGAAKWMGEAANAISTAQATIPRDKHSAQANLDAAHAAHNDPDAQSVASKSSSELAAIAADKEKVRLEAAGHMEKLGQAFSLSSGQMDQLTATKPKFPPPPEAFVPAAHKSIDTSQDVAAPGGGAGSGSTPGVASGAGATAAGHAASAGFAPVAEHEQIQPADPVKPEVPTRMGVDSVDTLPPVQTPPQTTGQAPVSTPPSGPTAPTPGVIPPVFGGGGVKPIGNPGGRPPLAGRSGTSPFANGRGSVTPSPQPATGATGRPNTGMPGQSATGRATGAAQGRLPANNGVSGGRPQPATGKPTKGIPRGTVMGGEGNAAGRGTTGSRGLTNQGPGSRPGQTAGRPGVSGESPRGAASERRAAGITGEKGGIVGGRPQQQGGRPNTRAFSTGGSGLVRGQGSVGGGSPEDTHRASQAGRNAAVPNGSSPVGRRDEARGVRPDYLTEDEQTWQPESSRNVPPVVDDAPRNNER